In Toxotes jaculatrix isolate fToxJac2 chromosome 12, fToxJac2.pri, whole genome shotgun sequence, the following are encoded in one genomic region:
- the LOC121190583 gene encoding tubulin-specific chaperone cofactor E-like protein yields MESSSDEEEVRTFVQVLSEKYNPENFPYGQGLGVVLLPSPPGSPVKDRLFLPSVLVLNDCGISKAGDKSDIATLCAHVVELDLSYNQLNDWGEICTIVSNIPHLDFLNLSMNPLSGVELEPSMAEIFSRVRRLVLINTHVSWDTVHTLTQHTPELEELFLCLNGYNSVSESQTSCPSLRLLQITDNQLQEWAEVRKFGLMYPCLSTLVLANNSVNSVGDTQETLQRLFPNLRSINLNNSGLSKWEDIERLNLFPKLEEVKAKGIPLLQPYTPQERRSLLLAQLPSVVVLNGGAVSNGEREDAERFFIRYYQDCPQQELPERYHILVSKYGHLAPLAEVDLSPRCTMVDVRWGERVEAVSLRLEQTVCDLKKHLRALLQLPTNGIRLFYINREMCSVLGPEELKCGSRALHSYSIRDGDEILVVPKVKSRCSSSDL; encoded by the exons ATGGAGTCATCCTCTGATGAAGAGGAGGTGCGCACCTTCGTCCAAGTCCTCAGTGAGAAGTACAACCCAGAGAATTTCCCCTATGGCCAAGGCCTGGGAGTAGTGCTTCTGCCCAGCCCTCCAGGATCCCCCGTCAAGG ATCGCCTGTTCTTGCCCAGCGTACTGGTTCTGAATGACTGTGGAATCAGTAAAGCTGGTGACAAGTCAGACATTGCAACTTTGTGTGCCCATGTGGTTGAGTTGGACCTGTCCTACAATCAGCTGAATGACTGGGGAGAG ATCTGCACCATTGTTTCCAATATTCCCCACCTGGACTTCCTCAACCTGAGCATGAATCCTCTGAGCGGCGTGGAGCTGGAGCCCAGCATGGCTGAGATTTTCTCCAGGGTCCGACGGCTTGTCCTGATCAACACACACGTCAGCTGGGACACGGTGCACACGCTCACGCAACATACACCAGA GCTGGAGGAGCTTTTTCTGTGCCTGAATGGCTACAACTCTGTGTCAGAATCCCAGACGTCCTGTCCGTCACTACGCCTGCTGCAGATTACAGACAACCAGCTGCAGGAATGGGCGGAAGTGAGGAAGTTTGGCCTGATGTACCCGTGTCTGAGCACGCTGGTGCTGGCCAACAACAGTGTGAACTCGGTGGGAGACACTCAGGAAACGCTGCAGCGCCTCTTCCCCAACCTGCGCAGCATCAACCTCAACAACTCAG GGCTCAGTAAATGGGAGGACATTGAGAGGCTGAATTTATTCCCGAAGCTGGAGGAAGTCAAGGCAAAGGGGATCCCTTTATTGCAGCCTTACACCCCCCAGGAGAGGCGTAGTCTCCTTTTAGCACA GCTGCCATCTGTGGTGGTGCTGAATGGGGGTGCGGTGTCTaacggagagagggaggatgctGAGAGGTTCTTCATCAGGTACTACCAGGACTGCCCACAGCAGGAGCTTCCGGAGAG GTACCACATCCTTGTATCCAAGTATGGTCACCTGGCCCCTCTGGCGGAGGTGGACCTGAGCCCCCGCTGCACCATGGTGGATGTCCGTTGGGGGGAGAGGGTGGAGGCAGTCAGCCTCCGTCTGGAGCAGACAGTGTGCGACCTGAAGAAACACCtcagagctctgctgcagctgcccaCCAATGGCATCAGGCTTTTCTACATCAACCGGGAGATGTGTTCAGTCTTGGGACCTGAGGAGTTGAAGTGCGGCAGCCGGGCCCTCCACTCCTACAGCATTCGAGATGGGGATGAGATTCTAGTAGTGCCCAAAGTGAAAAGCCGCTGCAGCTCCTCAGATCTTTGA